The sequence CGGGGCCGGCCAGGTCGGGCACCCGGCCGGCCGGCGGTGCCAGCGTGAGTTCGGCGAGCCGGGTCGCGACGTCGCGGCCGTCCACCGGTTGCAGCCGGATCCCCGGGGTCGGGACCACCGGCAGCGCGGCCAGTTTCTGGGCAAGGGTCAGCACCAGCTCGTGGAGTTGGGCGGCGCGCAGGATCGTCCAGGGCAGTCCGGAGCCCGCGACCGCTTCCTCGGCGGCCAGCTTGGTGCGCAGCCAGCCGAGTGGCACCCGGTCGGCTCCGATGACCGAGATGAAGACCAGATGGCGTACGCGGGCCTGCTGTGCCGCCCGCACCAGCGTGCGGGCCACCTGGTCGTCGCCCTTCTGCCCACCGGCCAGGTGCAGGACGATCCCGGCGTCGCGCACCGCGTCGTCGACGCGGTCGCCGCTGGACAGGTCGGCGGTGACCTGTTCCACCCCGGTGCGGCCGGGCCGCCGTGGCGGCTGAGCACCCGCACCGGCTGCCGGGCCT is a genomic window of Micromonospora tarapacensis containing:
- a CDS encoding SDR family oxidoreductase, producing the protein MEQVTADLSSGDRVDDAVRDAGIVLHLAGGQKGDDQVARTLVRAAQQARVRHLVFISVIGADRVPLGWLRTKLAAEEAVAGSGLPWTILRAAQLHELVLTLAQKLAALPVVPTPGIRLQPVDGRDVATRLAELTLAPPAGRVPDLAGPGCTRWTS